The following are encoded together in the Girardinichthys multiradiatus isolate DD_20200921_A chromosome X, DD_fGirMul_XY1, whole genome shotgun sequence genome:
- the LOC124862161 gene encoding nucleobindin-1-like isoform X2, whose amino-acid sequence MNLIPGWLLLLFISAVVWSVPINRNGGDQEPKQEAQEENMDTGLYYDRYLREVIEVLETDPHFREKLQTANTEDIKNGRLSKELDLVSHHVRTRLDELKRQEVSRLRMLLKAKLDSSNTQSLQMDHTSLLKQFEHLDPHNQNTFEAKDLELLISTATKDLENYDAERHEEFKRYEMLKEHERREYLKGLDQEKREKEEKRMQELKEKHRQHPKVNAPGSVAQLREVWEETDGLDPQEFNAKTFFKLHDTNEDGVLDEQELEALFTKELEKVYDPKNEEDDMMEMEEERLRMREHVMKNVDLNKDRLVSLEEFLKSTEKKEFSNPKEWETLDAKPLYTEEELQRFEVELRDKEEELKRKAENLRQEQDLLRERGKALEAQKREYQQAVLEMSQRQREQQAAGNGQPPAGPNGELQFQPQTQKPEEINAPAEAKNNLPGEPPQNLPSHT is encoded by the exons ATGAACTTGATACCTGGCTGGCTGCTGCTTCTGTTCATCTCTGCGGTGGTGTGGTCAGTTCCCATCAATCGTAATGGAGGCGACCAGGAGCCGAAGCAGGAAGCACAGGAGGAGAACATG GACACAGGTCTGTACTACGACCGGTATCTCAGAGAGGTGATTGAGGTTTTGGAGACTGACCCTCACTTTAGAGAGAAACTGCAGACTGCAAACACAGAAGACATCAAG AACGGGCGTCTCAGTAAGGAGTTGGACCTGGTCAGCCATCATGTCAGGACCCGACTGGATGAGCTGAAGCGGCAGGAAGTTTCTCGCCTCAGAATGCTGCTGAAGGCCAAACTGGACAGCTCCAACACACAGA GTCTTCAGATGGACCACACATCTTTACTAAAGCAGTTCGAACACCTGGATCCGCACAACCAAAACACCTTTGAGGCCAAAGACCTCGAGCTGCTCATCTCAACC GCCACTAAGGACTTGGAGAACTACGATGCAGAGAGGCACGAGGAGTTCAAGCGCTACGAGATGCTGAAGGAGCACGAGAGGCGGGAGTATCTGAAGGGCCTGGATCAGGAGAAGAGGGAGaaggaggagaaaagaatgCAGGAGCTGAAGGAGAAACATCGCCAGCATCCTAAAGTCAACGCTCCG GGCAGCGTTGCTCAGCTGCGGGAAGTCTGGGAGGAGACAGATGGATTAGATCCTCAGGAGTTCAACGCTAAAACTTTCTTCAAACTACATG ATACAAATGAAGATGGGGTTTTAGATGAGCAGGAATTAGAGGCTCTCTTCACCAAAGAG CTGGAGAAGGTCTATGACCCAAAGAATGAGGAGGATGACATGATGGAGATGGAGGAAGAACGGCTGAGGATGAGGGAGCATGTTATGAAAAAT GTCGATTTAAACAAAGATCGGCTCGTCAGTCTGGAGGAGTTCCTCAAATCCACAGAGAAGAAGGAGTTCAGTAATCCCAAAGAATGGGAG ACACTGGACGCTAAACCGTTGTACACCGAGGAAGAGCTCCAGCGATTTGAAGTCGAGCTCAGGGACAaggaggaggagctgaagaggaaaGCGGAGAATCTTCGTCAGGAGCAGGATCTGCTGAGGGAGAGAGGCAAAGCCCTGGAGGCTCAGAAAAGAGAGTATCAACag GCAGTTTTAGAAATGTCTcagaggcagagagagcagcaGGCAGCAGGCAATGGTCAGCCTCCTGCGGGTCCTAATGGAGAGCTacagtttcaaccacaaacacagaaacctGAAG AGATCAACGCCCCTGCAGAAGCCAAAAACAATCTGCCTGGAGAACCGCCTCAAAATCTACCCTCACACACTTAA
- the LOC124863462 gene encoding G1/S-specific cyclin-D1-like: MDQGVSVSLWCEEAEENQNQELGHSEPQHQSNTRGSLQLRAAWDPSVSGHRVIQRLLHVEERYMPSMLYITLIQRDPQRREELAKWALEVCCDCGCDEAVFPLSVSLMDRYLSAYLSLPVSPYCLAAGCILIASKLTECDTVTADTLCAAAEFSFQLSDLREMERVILAALRWDTAAVTSQDFLPHFLASMGERGESEQELLSTLRRHSDTLATLCVCDARFLGAPPSLVAAASLNCALRGLGSKGSIQVAVMSDMLAELCQTDPAVLRCYSEMIEFALRQRLRSGLQQGPTEKDEEVENERPGTPTDMREIDF; the protein is encoded by the exons ATGGACCAAGGGGTTTCTGTATCTCTTTGGTGTGAGGAGGCAGAGGAGAATCAGAACCAAGAACTGGGACACAGTGAACCTCAACACCAGAGCAACACCAGGGGTTCACTTCAGCTGCGAGCCGCATGGGACCCCTCTGTGTCAGGGCATCGAGTGATCCAGAGGCTGCTCCACGTGGAGGAGAGGTACATGCCTTCCATGCTCTATATCACCCTCATCCAGCGGGATCCACAACGCAGGGAGGAGCTCGCCAAATGGGCCCTGGAG GTGTGCTGTGACTGTGGATGCGATGAGGCAGTCTTCCCGCTGTCTGTCTCCCTTATGGACAGGTACCTGTCTGCATATCTGTCCCTGCCTGTTTCACCATACTGCCTGGCTGCTGGATGCATCCTGATCGCCTCTAAGCTCACCGAGTGTGACACCGTGACTGCAGACACCCTCTGTGCAGCGGCTGAGTTCAGCTTCCAGCTTTCGGACCTGCGG GAAATGGAGCGTGTTATCCTGGCTGCCCTGCGGTGGGACACAGCAGCAGTGACTTCCCAGGACTTCCTCCCACATTTCCTCGCCTCCATGGGGGAACGAGGAGAATCTGAGCAGGAGCTGCTGTCCACCCTGAGGCGGCACAGCGACACACTTGCCACCCTGTGTGTCTGTGACGCCCGTTTTCTGGGAGCCCCTCCCTCCCTTGTTGCTGCAGCATCACTGAACTGCGCACTGCGAGGCCTGGGCAGCAAGGGGTCCATTCAGGTGGCTGTCATGAGTGACATGCTGGCTGAGCTCTGCCAGACAGATCCG GCAGTGCTGCGGTGCTACAGCGAGATGATCGAATTTGCCCTCAGACAGCGGCTGAGGAGTGGGCTGCAGCAGGGCCCCACTGAGAAAGATGAGGAGGTGGAGAATGAAAGGCCCGGGACACCAACGGACATGAGAGAGATTGATTTCTAA
- the LOC124862161 gene encoding nucleobindin-2-like isoform X1, which yields MRRMNLIPGWLLLLFISAVVWSVPINRNGGDQEPKQEAQEENMDTGLYYDRYLREVIEVLETDPHFREKLQTANTEDIKNGRLSKELDLVSHHVRTRLDELKRQEVSRLRMLLKAKLDSSNTQSLQMDHTSLLKQFEHLDPHNQNTFEAKDLELLISTATKDLENYDAERHEEFKRYEMLKEHERREYLKGLDQEKREKEEKRMQELKEKHRQHPKVNAPGSVAQLREVWEETDGLDPQEFNAKTFFKLHDTNEDGVLDEQELEALFTKELEKVYDPKNEEDDMMEMEEERLRMREHVMKNVDLNKDRLVSLEEFLKSTEKKEFSNPKEWETLDAKPLYTEEELQRFEVELRDKEEELKRKAENLRQEQDLLRERGKALEAQKREYQQAVLEMSQRQREQQAAGNGQPPAGPNGELQFQPQTQKPEEINAPAEAKNNLPGEPPQNLPSHT from the exons ATGCG GAGGATGAACTTGATACCTGGCTGGCTGCTGCTTCTGTTCATCTCTGCGGTGGTGTGGTCAGTTCCCATCAATCGTAATGGAGGCGACCAGGAGCCGAAGCAGGAAGCACAGGAGGAGAACATG GACACAGGTCTGTACTACGACCGGTATCTCAGAGAGGTGATTGAGGTTTTGGAGACTGACCCTCACTTTAGAGAGAAACTGCAGACTGCAAACACAGAAGACATCAAG AACGGGCGTCTCAGTAAGGAGTTGGACCTGGTCAGCCATCATGTCAGGACCCGACTGGATGAGCTGAAGCGGCAGGAAGTTTCTCGCCTCAGAATGCTGCTGAAGGCCAAACTGGACAGCTCCAACACACAGA GTCTTCAGATGGACCACACATCTTTACTAAAGCAGTTCGAACACCTGGATCCGCACAACCAAAACACCTTTGAGGCCAAAGACCTCGAGCTGCTCATCTCAACC GCCACTAAGGACTTGGAGAACTACGATGCAGAGAGGCACGAGGAGTTCAAGCGCTACGAGATGCTGAAGGAGCACGAGAGGCGGGAGTATCTGAAGGGCCTGGATCAGGAGAAGAGGGAGaaggaggagaaaagaatgCAGGAGCTGAAGGAGAAACATCGCCAGCATCCTAAAGTCAACGCTCCG GGCAGCGTTGCTCAGCTGCGGGAAGTCTGGGAGGAGACAGATGGATTAGATCCTCAGGAGTTCAACGCTAAAACTTTCTTCAAACTACATG ATACAAATGAAGATGGGGTTTTAGATGAGCAGGAATTAGAGGCTCTCTTCACCAAAGAG CTGGAGAAGGTCTATGACCCAAAGAATGAGGAGGATGACATGATGGAGATGGAGGAAGAACGGCTGAGGATGAGGGAGCATGTTATGAAAAAT GTCGATTTAAACAAAGATCGGCTCGTCAGTCTGGAGGAGTTCCTCAAATCCACAGAGAAGAAGGAGTTCAGTAATCCCAAAGAATGGGAG ACACTGGACGCTAAACCGTTGTACACCGAGGAAGAGCTCCAGCGATTTGAAGTCGAGCTCAGGGACAaggaggaggagctgaagaggaaaGCGGAGAATCTTCGTCAGGAGCAGGATCTGCTGAGGGAGAGAGGCAAAGCCCTGGAGGCTCAGAAAAGAGAGTATCAACag GCAGTTTTAGAAATGTCTcagaggcagagagagcagcaGGCAGCAGGCAATGGTCAGCCTCCTGCGGGTCCTAATGGAGAGCTacagtttcaaccacaaacacagaaacctGAAG AGATCAACGCCCCTGCAGAAGCCAAAAACAATCTGCCTGGAGAACCGCCTCAAAATCTACCCTCACACACTTAA